One segment of Rosa chinensis cultivar Old Blush chromosome 6, RchiOBHm-V2, whole genome shotgun sequence DNA contains the following:
- the LOC121049926 gene encoding uncharacterized protein LOC121049926: MSLVLTHSKIERDREASGRKKEKREKTRNFGGGENRLISLWRSIWKSRGRRKKKRVRMLQYPIERYLLTLKEYVHNRACPEASIAKGYLMEECLNFCTRYLKDVESKSNRPLRRKYRDDPEKGNCVLSEAMRIQIHRWVLFHTRAVTPFLKEHLTTIKQQFPDEDDHYVQRVHFDEFANWFKDHVITLQNTSDILLSEEIIALSSPPRPSATKVNSYTTNGYFFRVKSVDNKLSRQNSGVALQANTMSVGNKKDKNLRVDVLPYYGRLSKSPTLLISNMCCSGVIRCPRTMFEFLTSSGSNSSNSNGSSSQSSYRSTNPPPIPPPPPPPLPPPPPPPSAPSPPILPLPSLEAKAQSATIITRGHNKGIPEWNTRKNLLDVSEGYKHVYLRCCNTLWKDHKSKTKVNYFQKNRDNPNLSSLVPPHIIEKQWNELIAYWSSQDAKLIATRNSINREQRGPVHSTGRKHFAQLRYEMEQSGEQTDKMSVWKKARNQSNADVAQVIEEYDKKLLMEPEDQLELRAVKDRIFHELLGEDGHGYCRTYGSTVPRSLVYPQESMPSHNTNDLIQKITEEVTEKVKEAFTRKMQDQLDKLQARINFLESNEGQNRNSCGQVGTQIHNIICYNS, translated from the exons ATGAGTTTGGTGTTGACACATAGCAAAATCGAGAGAGACCGAGAGGCTTCggggagaaaaaaagaaaagagagagaaaacgagAAACTTCGGGGGGGGGGAGAACCGCCTCATCTCTCTTTGGAGGTCTATCTGGAAGTCTCGGgggaggagaaaaaaaaaaagggtcaggATGTTACAGTACCCCATTGAGAGGTATCTGTTGACTTTAAAGGAATATGTACATAATAGAGCTTGTCCGGAAGCATCAATAGCTAAAGGTTATCTAATGGAAGAATGCTTGAATTTCTGTACCCGATATCTTAAAGATGTGGAGAGTAAGTCAAACAGACCGTTAAGGAGAAAGTATCGTGATGACCCTGAGAAGGGAAATTGTGTTCTCAGTGAAGCTATGCGCATACAAATTCATCGATGGGTCTTGTTTCATACAAGGGCAGTCACGCCATTTCTCAA GGAACATCTTACTACCATTAAACAACAATTTCCGGATGAAGATGACCATTATGTTCAACGTGTTCATTTTGATGAATTTGCGAACTGGTTTAAGGATCAT GTTATAACTCTGCAAAACACAAGTGATATCTTGTTATCAGAAGAAATTATTGCCTTGTCTAGTCCTCCTCGTCCTTCAGCAACTAAGGTGAATTCATATACAACTAATGGGTATTTCTTCCGTGTGAAAAGTGTTGATAACAAGCTATCAAGACAAAACAGTGGTGTAGCTTTACAAGCTAATACTATGAGTGTCGGCAATAAGAAAGATAAGAATCTACGTGTAGATGTTTTAccatattatgggagattatcAAAGTCACCTACTCTGTTGATATCAAATATGTGTTGTTCAGGTGTGATTAG GTGCCCACGCACTATGTTTGAGTTTTTGACTTCAAGTGGATCTAATTCTTCAAACAGCAATGGTTCCTCATCGCAGTCATCCTATAGGTCTACTAATCCACCTCCTATACCCCCACCGCCTCCACCCCCACTGCCTCCACCCCCACCGCCTCCTTCTGCACCTTCTCCTCCAATATTACCTCTTCCATCTCTAG AAGCTAAAGCACAATCTGCTACCATTATTACTAGAGGTCACAATAAAGGTATCCCAGAGTGGAATACTAGA AAAAATTTGCTTGATGTTTCAGAAGGATATAAACATGTGTATCTTAGATGTTGCAATACACTGTGGAAGGATCACAAGAGCAAAACCAAAGTCAACTACTTTCAGAAAAACAGAGATAATCCAAATCTAAGTTCTCTAGTTCCTCCACATATTATAGAAAAGCAGTGGAATGAGCTCATTGCTTATTGGAGTAGTCAAGATGCAAAG CTAATAGCAACACGAAATTCTATCAATCGGGAGCAGCGTGGACCAGTTCATAGTACTGGTCGAAAACATTTCGCCCAGTTGCGATATGAG ATGGAACAAAGTGGAGAACAAACCGATAAGATGAGTGTGTGGAAAAAAGCACGCAACCAATCAAATGCAGATGTTGCCCAAGTCATT GAGGAATATGACAAGAAATTGCTAATGGAACCTGAGGACCAGCTAGAACTTAGGGCTGTAAAAGATCGAATATTCCATGAATTGCTTGGGGAAGATGGTCATGGTTATTGTCGTACCTATGGTTCTACCGTGCCTCGCAGTTTGGTGTATCCACAGGAATCAATGCCTTCTCATAACACCAATGACCTCATCCAGAAAATAACTGAAGAGGTTACAGAGAAAGTGAAAGAGGCTTTCACAAGGAAGATGCAGGACCAATTAGATAAGCTTCAAGCTCGGATTAACTTTTTAGAGAGCAATGAGGGGCAAAACAGAAATTCATGTGGACAGGTTGGTACACAAATCCATAATATTATTTGTTACAACAGTTGA